The following proteins are encoded in a genomic region of Arcobacter cloacae:
- a CDS encoding winged helix-turn-helix domain-containing protein — protein sequence MNEIFIKEGLITKSLLFISEDSSFVEDIKKSLNNNNVTFFGNNKFYLLNSIINDFDVIIFDNRNNNLKKFLEVYQLTKSYRFDTPIILIEDKINEDILLYKTLNIYTVLEKDVKKEFLFKIILICLNFLDSNKKIQFENGYHFDLSAEELFHDKKIIKLTKIEKKLIKLLSLHPNSLVSYEDIANEVWKGKVFSIYSLRNVINHIREKTNETFIRNFSNRGYILNTI from the coding sequence ATGAATGAGATATTTATAAAAGAGGGTTTAATAACAAAATCTTTATTATTTATAAGTGAAGATTCTTCTTTTGTGGAAGATATAAAAAAAAGTTTAAATAATAATAATGTTACATTTTTTGGGAATAATAAGTTTTATTTGTTAAACAGCATAATTAATGATTTTGATGTAATCATATTTGATAATAGAAATAATAATTTAAAAAAATTCTTAGAAGTTTATCAATTAACAAAATCTTATAGATTTGATACGCCTATTATATTAATAGAAGATAAAATTAATGAAGATATTTTATTATATAAAACTCTAAATATTTATACAGTTTTAGAAAAAGATGTAAAAAAAGAGTTTTTATTTAAAATAATTTTGATTTGTCTTAATTTTTTAGATTCAAATAAAAAAATTCAGTTTGAAAATGGTTACCATTTTGATTTAAGTGCCGAAGAGTTATTTCATGACAAAAAAATTATTAAATTAACTAAAATAGAGAAAAAATTAATAAAATTATTGTCTTTACATCCCAATTCTTTAGTCTCATATGAAGATATTGCAAATGAAGTTTGGAAAGGGAAAGTATTTTCAATATACTCTTTGAGAAATGTTATAAATCATATTAGAGAGAAAACTAATGAGACTTTTATTAGAAATTTTTCAAATAGAGGTTATATTTTAAATACTATTTAA
- a CDS encoding AEC family transporter, with protein MSVFLTLLGKILPLYFSILLGLFSTVFLKCDKESIAKILLFILAPIIVFNATLNVKLEASVIFLPIFFFLLSTIIAFISLSFFKKIYQDNTSNLLAFSTATGNTGNIGIPLAILFLEPSIVDVFIFTVLASLLYQNSVGYYITAKGNFTAKQSLIKVIKLPVLYAFLLGVILNILEFKMPEIFLDYSDYLKGTYAILGMMFLGMGMEKIRTNGGFDKKFIFYSLFIKFVIWPVLILIFIYIDKNFLNFLNKDFYLLMFIFSIVPLAGNTVTVATLLDVKPEKISLAVFISTLVSLFYIPMMVYLYTS; from the coding sequence ATGAGCGTTTTTTTAACACTTTTGGGGAAAATTCTTCCTCTTTATTTTAGTATATTACTAGGTCTTTTTTCTACTGTTTTTTTAAAATGTGATAAAGAAAGCATCGCTAAAATCTTACTTTTTATATTAGCTCCTATTATAGTTTTTAATGCAACACTTAATGTAAAACTTGAAGCTTCAGTTATATTTTTACCTATTTTCTTTTTTTTACTTAGTACAATTATCGCTTTTATCTCTTTATCTTTTTTCAAGAAAATTTATCAAGACAACACTTCTAATCTATTAGCTTTTAGTACAGCCACAGGAAATACAGGAAATATTGGAATTCCTCTTGCTATACTGTTTTTAGAGCCTTCAATTGTAGATGTTTTTATATTTACCGTTTTAGCTTCACTTTTATACCAAAACTCAGTTGGTTACTACATAACTGCAAAAGGTAATTTTACGGCTAAACAAAGTCTTATAAAAGTTATTAAACTTCCTGTTTTATATGCTTTTTTATTAGGAGTTATATTAAATATCTTAGAATTTAAAATGCCTGAAATATTTTTGGATTATTCAGACTATTTAAAAGGTACTTATGCGATTTTAGGAATGATGTTTTTAGGTATGGGCATGGAGAAAATAAGAACTAATGGTGGTTTTGATAAAAAATTTATTTTTTATAGTTTGTTTATAAAGTTTGTAATTTGGCCTGTTTTAATTCTCATTTTTATTTATATTGATAAAAACTTTTTGAATTTTTTAAATAAAGATTTTTACTTACTAATGTTTATTTTTTCTATTGTTCCACTTGCTGGAAATACAGTAACTGTTGCTACCTTACTTGATGTAAAACCAGAAAAAATATCTCTTGCTGTTTTTATTTCAACATTAGTATCACTTTTTTATATACCAATGATGGTTTATTTATACACTAGTTAG
- a CDS encoding chemotaxis protein CheW has translation MKNTNVTVELLKLEKLLNKVGDLVITNSMMAQSIENLPSSDEKKSLIEKITLLQRHIVELQDYATDIRMIKFESMGEIYTSYLNDITPKDKSIKLKIVGGETKVDKSLIEQLDDLIKMLISNAVSYGIETKQERIQKEKNEEATIRLIVSQLNGQISFSIEDDGEHIEEELDNLEIIKEEITKLNGDLEIAKNQNGSIYTMIVPLTHSILDGLNIKIGDSLFILPTSSIVESIQPTKEMIKYVGDGTSQLLMLRNEFIPIIKLYEYFNITAKAKKLEDGILIIVKSNEQKAAFLIDEFLQQQQVVLKAIETNFKKIQSVAGATVRGDGSIGLIIDVKTILEAH, from the coding sequence ATGAAAAATACAAATGTAACAGTAGAATTACTAAAATTAGAAAAACTTTTAAATAAAGTAGGGGATTTGGTAATAACAAATTCTATGATGGCTCAATCTATTGAAAACTTACCTTCAAGCGATGAGAAAAAGAGTTTAATTGAAAAAATAACTCTTTTACAAAGACATATTGTTGAACTTCAAGACTATGCAACTGATATTAGAATGATTAAATTTGAAAGCATGGGCGAGATATACACTAGTTATTTAAATGATATAACACCAAAAGATAAGAGTATAAAACTAAAAATAGTTGGTGGTGAAACTAAAGTTGATAAATCTTTAATAGAACAACTAGATGATTTAATAAAAATGTTGATTTCAAATGCTGTTTCATATGGAATTGAGACAAAACAAGAAAGAATTCAAAAAGAAAAAAATGAAGAGGCAACTATCAGACTAATAGTAAGTCAACTAAATGGACAAATTTCTTTTAGTATTGAAGATGATGGAGAACATATAGAAGAAGAACTTGATAATCTTGAAATTATTAAAGAAGAGATTACTAAATTAAATGGTGATTTAGAAATAGCAAAAAATCAAAATGGTTCAATTTATACTATGATAGTTCCTTTAACACACTCTATTTTAGATGGGCTAAATATAAAAATTGGAGATTCTTTATTTATTCTTCCTACTTCTTCTATCGTAGAATCAATTCAACCAACAAAAGAGATGATAAAGTATGTAGGAGATGGAACAAGTCAATTATTAATGTTAAGAAATGAATTCATACCTATAATAAAATTATATGAGTATTTTAATATAACTGCTAAAGCAAAAAAATTAGAAGATGGAATTTTGATTATAGTAAAATCAAATGAACAAAAAGCAGCATTTCTTATCGATGAGTTTTTACAGCAACAACAGGTTGTTTTAAAAGCTATTGAAACAAACTTTAAAAAAATACAAAGTGTAGCAGGAGCTACTGTTCGAGGTGATGGAAGTATTGGTTTGATCATTGATGTTAAAACTATTCTTGAAGCTCACTAA
- a CDS encoding PAS domain-containing sensor histidine kinase, translating into MKTQEQIFINLNEIINNTIEGILVLQEGFIKNINQPLLEILGYETKTELIDKLATGVLIPTSVEKYIKYNEKLFQEISLITKDGTTIPVIIKIKDIFYEEKEYKIIFILDLRELKEKEKMVIYQSRLSAMGEMISMIAHQWRQPLSTISSMLTRIKLKNNTNKLDKDFLNNSLTDMNKYIQYMSATIDDFRNFFTIDTKKELISLNEIVDNVFNMIEKSFSSQNIKIEIKNKNLQKRYLPKNELIQAVLNILNNAKDAFLERDISNPTIKIYFEEDNQTQKIFIEDNAKGIDEKIISKIFNPYFSTKNKKNGSGLGLYICKNILEKDNLGEIFVENKNTGAVFIIVINL; encoded by the coding sequence ATGAAAACTCAAGAACAAATTTTTATAAATTTAAATGAAATAATAAACAATACAATAGAAGGAATATTAGTACTTCAAGAAGGTTTTATTAAAAATATAAATCAACCTTTATTGGAAATTTTGGGCTATGAAACAAAAACTGAACTAATAGACAAATTAGCAACTGGTGTTTTAATACCTACTTCTGTAGAAAAATATATAAAATATAATGAAAAACTTTTTCAAGAAATCTCTTTGATTACAAAAGATGGAACTACAATACCTGTAATTATAAAAATAAAAGATATATTTTATGAAGAAAAAGAGTACAAAATAATCTTTATTTTGGATTTAAGAGAATTAAAAGAGAAAGAAAAAATGGTAATTTATCAATCAAGACTCTCTGCTATGGGAGAAATGATTTCTATGATTGCTCACCAATGGAGACAACCATTATCAACTATTTCAAGTATGCTAACAAGAATAAAACTAAAGAATAATACAAACAAACTAGATAAAGATTTTTTAAACAATAGCCTAACTGATATGAATAAATATATTCAATATATGTCAGCAACAATAGATGACTTTAGAAATTTCTTTACTATTGATACAAAAAAAGAACTAATAAGTCTAAATGAAATTGTAGATAATGTTTTTAATATGATTGAAAAATCTTTCTCATCTCAAAATATAAAAATAGAGATTAAAAATAAAAATTTACAAAAAAGATATTTACCTAAAAATGAACTAATTCAAGCTGTCTTAAATATCTTAAATAATGCAAAAGATGCTTTTTTAGAAAGAGATATTTCAAATCCTACCATAAAAATATATTTTGAAGAAGATAATCAAACTCAAAAAATTTTTATAGAAGATAATGCAAAAGGAATAGATGAAAAAATTATCTCTAAAATTTTCAATCCATATTTTTCAACTAAAAATAAAAAAAATGGCTCAGGATTGGGTCTTTATATTTGTAAAAATATTTTAGAAAAAGATAATTTAGGAGAAATTTTTGTAGAAAATAAAAACACTGGAGCAGTTTTTATTATAGTAATAAACCTATAA
- a CDS encoding sensor histidine kinase, translating to MLIEQLSIAYKCHSSIGNSLNLKEMIHEVLRTFVSESYAIYSEFLIKDELNNLIKIDSFGRINNFDAKKYISYTKSLDLIIDDNIRVLKINLENGTLFLVFKNICQDCTFFVSMFESLISKLNISVNACINFEKLEKTNELLKEQKTELIKANKTKDDFLANMSHELKTPLNSIIVISSTMAKNKDNKLDETQLKNMKIIKKCSEDLAILINDILDISKIEAGALKLEIEKIDLKIFIENIFDSFEAVFLEKNLILKKEIKALNFQVYSDEKRLSQIIKNFLTNAMKFTNEGFITIKLLEFEKYFQIDIVDTGIGINNENLENIFDRFQQVDDSRSRKYGGAGLGLCISKELASMLNCKLKVKSEISKGSTFSLLIPKNIEEEIVENSIINQEVLEKKVDKTDLYKSLDLKNSKEIYVLHLNSVEQFKITIALKKFGFLVHPFFNIEEFFSKIDLLILNKNNIFLIDKNIEKFESIQKKFEHNKNQLLVLDELKNNEILFEKIREFLNK from the coding sequence ATGCTAATAGAACAACTTTCAATAGCTTACAAATGTCATAGTTCAATTGGAAATAGTTTAAATCTAAAAGAGATGATACATGAAGTTTTAAGAACTTTTGTTAGTGAATCTTATGCTATTTATTCGGAATTTTTGATAAAAGATGAATTAAATAATTTGATAAAAATTGATAGTTTTGGAAGAATAAATAATTTTGATGCAAAAAAATATATTTCCTATACAAAATCTCTTGACCTAATAATAGATGATAATATAAGAGTTTTAAAAATAAATCTTGAAAATGGAACACTTTTTTTAGTTTTTAAAAATATATGTCAAGATTGTACTTTTTTTGTTTCAATGTTTGAGAGTTTAATTTCAAAGTTGAATATAAGTGTAAATGCTTGTATAAATTTTGAAAAGTTAGAAAAAACAAATGAACTTCTAAAAGAACAAAAAACAGAACTTATTAAAGCAAATAAAACAAAAGATGATTTTTTGGCAAATATGAGTCATGAACTAAAAACACCACTTAATTCTATAATAGTTATCTCTTCAACAATGGCAAAAAATAAAGATAATAAACTTGATGAAACTCAATTGAAAAATATGAAAATAATAAAAAAATGTTCTGAAGATTTAGCTATTTTAATAAATGATATTTTAGATATTTCAAAGATTGAAGCTGGTGCATTAAAATTAGAAATAGAAAAAATAGATTTAAAAATTTTTATAGAAAATATTTTTGATTCTTTTGAAGCAGTTTTTTTAGAAAAAAATTTGATTTTAAAAAAAGAGATTAAAGCTTTAAATTTTCAAGTTTATAGTGATGAAAAAAGATTATCTCAGATTATTAAAAACTTTTTAACTAATGCTATGAAATTCACAAATGAAGGATTTATAACTATAAAATTATTAGAATTTGAGAAATATTTTCAAATAGATATAGTTGATACAGGAATAGGAATAAATAATGAGAATCTTGAAAATATTTTTGATAGATTTCAACAAGTTGATGATTCAAGAAGTAGAAAATATGGTGGAGCTGGTTTAGGGCTTTGTATATCAAAAGAGTTGGCTTCTATGTTAAATTGTAAATTAAAAGTAAAAAGTGAAATATCAAAAGGTAGTACTTTCTCTTTATTAATACCTAAAAATATAGAAGAAGAAATTGTTGAAAATAGTATTATAAATCAAGAAGTTTTAGAAAAAAAAGTTGATAAAACAGATTTATACAAGAGTTTAGATCTTAAAAATAGCAAAGAAATCTATGTTTTACATCTAAATAGTGTTGAGCAATTTAAAATAACAATAGCTTTAAAAAAATTTGGATTTTTAGTTCATCCTTTTTTCAATATAGAAGAGTTTTTTTCAAAAATTGATTTGTTGATATTGAATAAAAATAATATTTTTTTAATAGATAAAAATATTGAAAAATTTGAATCAATACAAAAAAAATTTGAACACAATAAAAATCAGTTATTAGTTTTAGATGAACTTAAAAATAATGAAATTTTATTCGAAAAAATAAGAGAATTTTTAAATAAATAA
- a CDS encoding response regulator transcription factor, producing the protein MLDYILLEKYGKKISVLFVEDDDSLRKEMGFLLADIFENVDISIDGEEGFRKYSEYYKKNLSYYDLIITDIQMPNMNGINLIKNIYNLNPKQKVLVLSAHNESDYLLELVNLGIAQFILKPVDYDSFLEIIFKVSQNIYEKKYKKESKDTPFVRLTQELFWNKELKQLIFKNQILKLTKKEFLLLDLLLKYPEKVYTNEEIINFLWSGELNLEIQISNLKNLISRLRKKVPDLDIKNNYGFGYSIKLTSV; encoded by the coding sequence TTGTTAGATTATATTTTACTTGAAAAATATGGGAAAAAAATTTCAGTTTTGTTTGTTGAAGATGATGATAGTTTACGAAAAGAGATGGGTTTTTTATTGGCTGATATTTTTGAAAATGTGGATATCTCTATAGATGGAGAGGAAGGATTTAGAAAATATAGTGAGTATTATAAAAAGAATCTATCTTACTATGACTTGATAATAACAGATATTCAAATGCCAAATATGAATGGTATAAATCTAATAAAAAATATTTATAATTTAAATCCTAAACAAAAAGTATTAGTTTTATCAGCACATAATGAGAGTGATTATTTACTAGAACTTGTAAATCTAGGCATAGCTCAATTTATTCTAAAACCTGTTGATTATGATAGTTTTTTAGAAATCATATTTAAAGTATCACAAAATATTTATGAAAAAAAATATAAAAAAGAATCAAAAGATACTCCTTTTGTAAGATTAACACAGGAGTTATTTTGGAATAAAGAATTAAAGCAACTAATTTTTAAAAATCAGATATTAAAATTAACAAAAAAAGAATTTTTATTGCTTGATTTACTTTTAAAATATCCCGAAAAAGTCTATACTAATGAGGAAATTATAAATTTTTTGTGGTCAGGTGAGCTAAATTTGGAGATACAAATATCTAATCTAAAAAACTTAATTTCAAGACTTAGAAAAAAAGTTCCAGATTTAGATATAAAAAATAACTATGGTTTTGGTTATAGTATTAAACTAACTAGTGTATAA
- a CDS encoding ATP-binding protein — MINKIIAFFTTSIKRRLIITITFAHVFLMSIFVYDLINKQEDFLKKQNIEQVKSLSNMIERNSISWVLSNDFLGLEELIYSISKYPNLEYAMVLNKEAKVLAHSQKELVNLYLADDISLDFFNSQKIEPSILVQNDAIIDYISPIIMENQHIGWVRIGLNQDLTLQNLKNIFQEGLFFIFLAIVIGYLFSYFLAKNITKDLYDLIKIANQTATGDKKQRSKVYLNRKDELGILSKEINKMLDKIEEDEKKLEITNMQLENDIVELEILDKKLSELNQDLEKKVEEKTYELKLLNENLEKEIEDEVEQNRQKDNMLFQQSKMASMGEMMENIAHQWRQPLSFISTSASGIRLHKEFNTLSDELLDEAIENIMNSTQFLSNTIDDFRDFYKTDKVKSKFNVKEIIEKTLKLTSSRFTNRAIKVIKDIDEIFIFGFENELIQVLVNILNNARDELEKLPNDERFIFVTLKQKEDKVIISVKDNAGGVNEKIINRVFEPYFTTKSDEKGTGIGLYMSNEIITKHFNGKIHVQNEVFIHQQKEYKGANFVIEVPL; from the coding sequence ATGATAAATAAAATAATAGCTTTTTTCACAACTTCTATAAAAAGAAGATTGATAATTACAATAACTTTTGCACATGTTTTTTTAATGAGTATTTTTGTATATGATTTGATAAATAAACAAGAAGATTTTTTAAAAAAACAAAATATTGAACAAGTTAAAAGTTTGAGTAATATGATAGAAAGAAATTCTATATCTTGGGTATTATCAAACGATTTTTTAGGATTAGAAGAATTAATATATTCTATTTCAAAATATCCAAATTTAGAATATGCGATGGTTTTAAATAAAGAAGCAAAAGTTCTAGCCCATTCCCAAAAAGAGTTAGTAAATCTTTATTTGGCTGATGATATTAGTTTGGATTTTTTTAATTCTCAAAAGATTGAACCTTCAATTCTTGTACAAAATGATGCAATTATAGATTATATTTCTCCAATAATTATGGAAAATCAACATATAGGTTGGGTTAGAATCGGTTTAAATCAAGATTTGACTCTACAAAATTTAAAAAATATTTTTCAAGAGGGATTGTTTTTTATATTTTTAGCTATTGTTATTGGTTATTTATTTTCATATTTTTTGGCTAAAAATATCACAAAAGATTTATATGATTTAATAAAAATAGCAAATCAAACTGCTACAGGAGATAAAAAGCAACGATCAAAAGTCTATTTAAATAGAAAAGATGAATTAGGAATTTTATCAAAAGAGATAAATAAGATGCTTGATAAAATTGAAGAAGATGAAAAAAAACTTGAAATTACAAATATGCAATTAGAAAATGATATTGTTGAACTTGAAATTTTGGATAAAAAATTAAGTGAATTAAATCAAGATTTAGAGAAAAAAGTTGAAGAAAAAACTTATGAATTAAAACTTCTAAATGAAAATCTTGAAAAAGAGATTGAAGATGAAGTTGAACAAAATAGACAAAAAGATAATATGCTTTTCCAACAATCAAAAATGGCTTCAATGGGTGAAATGATGGAAAATATTGCTCATCAATGGCGACAACCTTTAAGTTTTATATCTACAAGTGCTAGTGGAATAAGATTACATAAAGAGTTTAATACTTTAAGTGATGAACTTTTAGATGAAGCTATTGAAAATATTATGAATAGCACACAATTTTTATCAAATACAATTGATGATTTTAGAGACTTTTATAAAACAGACAAAGTTAAAAGTAAATTTAATGTAAAAGAGATTATAGAAAAAACTTTGAAACTTACAAGTTCAAGATTTACTAATCGTGCTATAAAAGTCATCAAAGATATAGATGAAATTTTTATATTTGGTTTTGAAAATGAACTAATTCAAGTTTTAGTAAATATTTTAAATAATGCAAGAGATGAGTTAGAAAAATTACCAAATGATGAAAGATTTATTTTTGTTACATTAAAACAAAAAGAAGATAAAGTAATAATTTCTGTAAAAGATAATGCCGGTGGAGTTAATGAAAAAATCATAAATAGGGTATTTGAACCATATTTTACAACTAAATCTGATGAAAAAGGTACAGGAATAGGGCTTTATATGTCAAATGAAATTATTACAAAACATTTTAATGGAAAAATACATGTTCAAAATGAAGTTTTTATCCATCAACAAAAAGAGTATAAAGGAGCAAACTTTGTTATAGAAGTTCCTTTATAG
- a CDS encoding NAD(P)-binding protein: MKIAIIGAGLSGCNLYNNLKEKYENITIFEKSRGVGGRLSTKYIEDKFIDHGTSSLVPITDDLKLFCLDLVKNGVLKAKYDEFIPKNGINSICKFLIDEKDLVKNTKIVKAQNFNNKWILQDENHKIYEDFDLLFISIPAPQILELDIELPNDFEQKVANIKYDSVFSVILYSNKNIKLDQNRFYENPDIENIIDNSKKYGLKDFSSYIIHSSREFANCVNHKSKEDIYEIFLENLDEELQEELNKFEIIPHLWKYAFAKSSLDMPYFLNSEKNLGICGDYFNYNNLEATLLSSELLGNVTFNNP, translated from the coding sequence ATGAAAATAGCAATTATAGGAGCTGGATTATCTGGCTGTAATTTATACAATAACCTAAAAGAAAAATATGAAAATATAACTATTTTTGAAAAATCAAGGGGAGTTGGTGGACGACTCAGCACTAAATATATAGAAGATAAATTTATAGACCATGGAACTTCAAGCTTAGTTCCAATAACTGATGATTTAAAACTTTTTTGTTTAGATTTGGTAAAAAATGGTGTTTTAAAAGCTAAATATGATGAGTTTATTCCTAAAAATGGGATAAACTCTATTTGTAAGTTTTTAATAGATGAAAAAGATTTAGTAAAAAATACAAAAATTGTAAAAGCTCAAAATTTCAATAATAAATGGATTTTACAAGATGAAAATCATAAAATCTATGAAGATTTTGATTTATTATTTATATCAATTCCAGCACCTCAGATTTTAGAACTTGATATTGAACTTCCAAATGATTTTGAGCAAAAAGTTGCAAATATTAAATATGATTCTGTTTTTTCAGTTATTTTATATTCAAATAAAAATATAAAATTAGACCAAAATAGATTTTATGAAAATCCTGATATAGAAAATATCATAGATAACTCAAAAAAATATGGCTTAAAAGATTTTAGCTCTTACATAATTCACTCTTCTAGGGAATTTGCTAATTGTGTAAATCATAAATCAAAAGAGGATATTTATGAGATATTTTTAGAAAATTTAGATGAAGAACTTCAAGAAGAATTAAATAAGTTTGAGATTATTCCACACTTGTGGAAATATGCCTTTGCAAAAAGCTCTTTAGATATGCCATACTTTTTAAATAGTGAAAAAAATCTAGGAATTTGTGGAGATTATTTTAATTATAATAATTTAGAAGCTACACTTTTAAGTTCTGAATTACTAGGAAATGTAACTTTTAATAATCCTTAA
- a CDS encoding phosphate/phosphite/phosphonate ABC transporter substrate-binding protein, which translates to MFKKISLIFIISMLFLFTACEDDSKNYKPSYQKQKVIDKKIYTFGIHPLHNPKYLFEVYQPLVDYLNNNLKNKNIEIKLEASRNYDFFNQKLFSREFDFALPNPYQTIKALEVGYKVFAKMGDDENFRGIFLVRKDSGIKNFEDLKGKKISYPASTALAATILPQYFLYENKIDINKDIENIYVGSQESSIMNVYLKQSDIAATWPPPWEAFIKQRPEIANEVEIIWQTKNLPNNSLVARDDLPAQLVEEITGLFIQLHENEEGKKILEKIVLSKFEIANENTYKVVKDFIVDFEKDVRLIK; encoded by the coding sequence ATGTTTAAAAAAATTAGTTTAATATTTATTATATCAATGTTATTTTTGTTTACAGCGTGTGAAGATGATTCTAAAAATTATAAACCTTCTTATCAAAAACAAAAGGTTATAGATAAAAAAATTTATACTTTTGGAATACATCCTTTGCATAATCCAAAATATCTTTTTGAGGTTTATCAACCTTTGGTAGATTATTTAAATAACAATTTAAAAAATAAAAATATAGAGATAAAATTAGAAGCTTCAAGAAATTATGACTTTTTTAATCAGAAATTATTTTCAAGAGAGTTTGATTTTGCTCTTCCAAATCCTTATCAAACAATAAAAGCATTAGAAGTAGGATATAAAGTTTTTGCAAAAATGGGTGATGATGAAAACTTCAGAGGGATATTTTTAGTTAGAAAAGATAGTGGAATTAAAAATTTTGAAGATCTAAAAGGTAAAAAGATTAGTTATCCAGCTTCTACAGCATTAGCAGCGACAATTCTTCCTCAATATTTTTTATATGAAAATAAAATAGATATAAATAAAGATATAGAAAATATTTATGTTGGTTCTCAAGAATCATCTATTATGAATGTATATTTAAAACAAAGTGATATAGCTGCAACTTGGCCTCCGCCTTGGGAAGCATTTATAAAACAAAGACCAGAAATAGCAAATGAAGTTGAAATTATTTGGCAAACAAAGAATTTACCAAATAATAGTTTGGTTGCAAGAGATGATTTACCTGCTCAATTAGTAGAAGAGATAACTGGTTTATTTATTCAGTTACATGAAAATGAAGAAGGAAAAAAGATTCTTGAAAAAATTGTACTTAGTAAATTTGAAATAGCAAATGAAAATACTTATAAGGTTGTAAAGGATTTTATTGTTGATTTTGAAAAAGATGTTAGGTTAATAAAATGA